Genomic window (Chondrocystis sp. NIES-4102):
GTTTAATTTTATCCCAAAGTGGCGAAGGAGGAATTGGTGAAGCAGGAAACATTGAAATTAAAACTGGTTCTCTACAAATTACTGATTCATCGTTTATTTTGGCAGATTCCTACGGTTAAGGAAATAGTGGAAATATAACTATAAATGCTACTGATGCAGTTGTACTTAAAGGTTTTAAACCTGGAATTCCTTTTCCTTCTCAAATTGTTAATCAATTAAGTGGTAAAGCAGATGGCAAAGCAGGAGATATTACAATTAATGCTCGTGAACTAATCATGCAAGATGTCAGTTTTATATCGAGCAGTAATGGCATCGAAACTATGGGGTCAGCAGGTAATATCAATATTAATGTCCAAAGCCTAGAGATTAGCGAAAATGCTTTTATTAATGCCTTTACTAATAATAATTTCAACGCTGGTGTAATTACTATCAATGCTCAAACTTTAGACCTATTCAGTGGCGGAAAAATAATTGCTGCAACTGATGGCGGAGGTAACGCGGGTAATATCGCAATTAATATGAGTGGCGAGCTTAAAATTGACAGTAGTACAAAATATAGTGATCAAACCGTAGATTTTGCTGGTATTTCACCACTACTAAATGATTTACAACAATCTCCTAGTGGCATATATGCTGATGCAACAGCCAAGGCGAGGGGTAGTGGAGGAAATATTTTAATTAATAGTGACTCTATATTTCTCAATAACGATGCAATTATTTCTGCTTCTACGAGTTTTGGTGAAGGTGGCAATATTATTCTCAAACTGAATAATGATCTTACTCTAGACAATAATAGTACTATCTCTGCTAGAGCTTTTAATCAAGCTAGTGGTGGTAATGTGAATATTGATAGTAGATTTATTATTGCTTTTTTAAACGGTAATAACGATATCATTGCTAGTGCAGCAGAGGGAGCAGGAGGATACATTAACATTAATGCTGAATCTCTCTTTGGTATTGAGAAACGACAATTAAATCCTCTAACTAATGATATCAACGCTAGTTCTAATGTTATTGGGTTAGACGGCACTGTAACTATTAATACTCCTGATCTCTATCCTCTTCAGCGTGTTATAGAATTAACCAATAATATAATTGAACCAGGACAAACTACCGAGCAAGCCTGTCAAGCTAATAGGGAAGCAGCAGCGAAAAATGAGTTAACTATTAAAGGTAAAGGTGGTGTTCCAACTGCTCCAGCTCAGCCATTAATTTCTCAACATACCCATATTAATGGTGAAATAGATGTTGCATCCGCTACTATCGAACCTATAAAAACGAGTGTAGGCAAAATTCAATTAGCCAGAGGAATGACAGTTAAAGAAAATGGTCAAGTTATTTTAACTGCGTATCCGACTAATAATGCAGGAGAACGAATTCCACAAGTAAAAATTAATTGCGGTCAGATATAAGTAAAGCTATTAAATGGATATGAAGTAGGAGATAGTAGCGCATCTATTTAGATTTTGAGTAAACATATTAGGTTGCTTCATAACCAACGGCATCTAATTTAATCTAAATCAAAGATAAAACTTAAATTATATTTAATCAACCCAATATCCTACTTTCATAAATAACATTATCCAGATGCTCTGATTATCTCGGCATTTAATAATCATATTCTGCACAAGCTGATATATACCCAGTCATAGAGAAATTATATAAATATTCTAGATATAGCTGACGTGCTTAAGCTACAGATGTCGCTGCATCAATTTCAGATATAAATTCACTATTTACATTTTGTGCCTTACATAAAATACCTGTAGGATCAAGGTTATTTGTCAAACTACAATAGTTAGCTTGTGCAGATTTAGAAGAAAATACAGTAGTAGCAGCACTAATAATCACTGAAAAAGCTAGGAGTTTAATTTTTACATCAGTCTAATTAATTGAATCTTGTATTTTTTTCAGTACTATTACTTAGTTATGCTGCTGTAACTCAACTTAAATTAATTAATTAAGAGGTATATAAATGCGAATTTTAATCATGGGTGGGACTCGCTTTATTGGAGTATACCTAACTAAGGTTTTAGTCCAACAGGGTCATGAAGTGGTTTTATTTAACCGAGGTAATAATCCTGTACCAGTGGAGGGAGTGACTCAAATACAAGGCGATCGCCGAGATGCAACTCAACTCAAAGAAAAGCTGTCGGGGGAAAGTTTTGATGCGATCTTCGATAATAATGGTCGTGAATTAAGCGACACTCAACCGTTAGTGGAAATATTCAACGGGAAAGTTAACCATTTTGTTTATGTAAGCTCTGCTGGAGTGTATCTGAAATCTCAGCAAATGCCTCATAGGGAAGGTGATGCGGTCGATCCCAATAGTCGCCATAAAGGAAAACATCATACAGAGGATTATCTCAAAGAATCTGGTATTCCTTGGACTTCCATACGCCCAGTTTATATCTATGGAGCGCAAAACTATAATGATTTAGAAGCCTGGTTTTTTGACCGTATAGTACGCGATCGCCCTGTACCAATTCCAGGTAATGGTATGTATATTACCCAGTTTGGTCATGTTCAAGATTTAGCGGTGGCGATGGCTAAGGTTTTAAATAACGAAACTGCAATTGGCAAAATTTATAATATTTCAGGCGATCGCTATGTTACCTTTAATGGTTTAGCTTTAGCTTGTGCTACCGCAGTCGGAAAATCCCCAGAAGCAATAAAATTAGTTCATTACGATCCTACTAAGTTTGATTTTGGTAAACGTAAGGCTTTTCCCATGCGTCAACAACATTTCTTTGCTGATATTCACCTCGCCCAAACCGAACTTAATTGGCAAAATGAGTATGATTTAATCTCTGGGTTGAAAGATTCTTACCAAAATGACTATTTAGCTTCAGGGAGAAATCACTCAGAAATCGATTTTTCCTTAGATGATGAGATACTGGGTAAAATATAAATCCAGCCTGAAATCAAACTGACAGCTACGGCTAACCAAAACAAGATAATACTTATAGAGTCCCACTGAGAAGATAGGGGAGCAAGCAAAATTGCGATCGCCACAATTTGGATTACGGTTTTAAGTTTACCCCAAATATTTGCCCCTGCAATACTACTATTACCTGTTAATTTCGGATTAACACGCCAACCTGCGATCGCAAGCTCCCTAGTTAATATTAAAAACACTCCCCAAGCAGGGACTAACTGTAATTGAATCAAAGACAAAAATGTTCCCAAAACTAGGAGTTTATCCACCAGGGGATCAAGAAACTTACCTAATTCCGTAACCATATTAAGTTTACGCGCTAAATAACCATCCACCCAATCTGTACTAGCTGCTATTACAAAAATCCCCACACAGATCCAACGGTTTTCTGGTGTGGGGTAATTGAGTAGATATAAAATGAAAGGTAAACCTAAAAGGCGAGATAGAGTAATCCAGGTAGGAAGATTCATATTTTAATGTCGAATATTTGAGTGAATCTAAGGTACTTTATCTTATTGTTATCTAGCAATCTTCAATAAGCTCCTTTTCGACTTAAAACTACAGTAAATGTTTGGATAATTAAACTTATGTCATACCATAAAGACCACTTTTTTTGATATTCTAGGTCTAAACGCACAATATCTTCAAAATTTAAAATTTTAGAACGACCTCTAACTTGCCATTCTCCAGTAATTCCTGGTTTAACTTTCAAACGTTGAAAATGATGCTCTTGATACATGGCTACTTCTTCAACAGTGGGGGGGCGAGTGCCAACTAAACTCATATCACCGCGCAAGACGTTCCAAAATTGGGGAAATTCATCTAAGCTGGTGCAGCGCAAAAAACGACCTACTCTAGTAATCCGAGGATCATTATCGTTTTTAAAGATGTGTCCTTGAGCTTGATTTTCCACCAAATGTTGACGCTTATCTGCATCCATAACCATTGAGCGAAATTTCCAAATCCTAAAAGGTTTACCTTCAAAACCACAACGAATTTGACTATAAAATAATTTTCCAGGATTATCAAATTGCATAGCGATCGCCAAAGGAATAGCAATAATTGCTGTAATGGTTATACCAACAATTGCACCTAATATATCTAGTAGGCGTTTAGCTTTACTGGTAACTGAAGGATGAATTTGTTTGTCTACAGACAAGGGTTTGACTTGTGTTTGATTGAGGTAAATATTGGCAGGGGAAGTCATAAAAAATAATTTATCGGCTGATTTAACTGGCAAGGCAATGTATTAATGCTCTTTATGCAATGTTATTGGCTTAACAGTCTATCCAGCTACCTAAAAAACACCTCTTTACTAAATCTTCAAGAAAAAAAATCTTAGTTTAAAGTTTTTGTATTCCTTTAATGTTAGAGATAGTTAATAATTTAAAATAGCAATTATCTTAAGTTATTTAATTACTTTATTTATAGCCTTTATAAACCGATTAAAATAAACTCTAATTAATAAAACTTAGACGTAAAAAGGTTTAATTTTAACGAAAAATTATCTTGATTAACATCTTTTAAAAAATAACTAATATTTTAAAAAAATAATAAAGTAAATAATCTGAGCTTTTTAACTTCAATTTGTAGCTTTTTTGCATAAAGAAACAAGTATTTCACTTTTTTTGATGATACAAAGGAGATATTAAGAATAAAAACAGGCTTAACTTCTCTATGGAAGACCAATCTCGTTATCTAGAATCTAATATCAATCAAGAAGAGCTAATACAATTAGTTCCTTTTATGTCTGGCTTACCAGAAGATAGTATACAAAAAATTGCCACTCATTTTGTTACCATCTCTCATACCCCAAATCAAGTACTTTTATTAGAAAACGATTGGGGTGGTTCAGTATATTTTATTTTGGAAGGTTGGGTAAAGATTCGTACCTATAACCTAGATGGTAAGGAAGTTACCCTTAATATTTTAGGTAGGGGTGAAATTTTTGGAGAAATGGCAGCTATGGATAAAATGCCCCGTTCTACAGATGCTATAACTTTAACTAAAACTTTAATCGGTAGAATACCAGCAGAAGATTTTGTTAACCTAATCAACACTGAACCTATGGCAGGAGTGCGCCTAGTTCAATTAATGGCAAAACGTTTGCGTCAAGTTAATCGCCGACTTCAACTTAGAGAAGCAAGTAGTGTGTCTAGAGTTGCAGATGCCATTTTATTTTTGGTGGAGGGGCAAGGAAAAGAAGGAGAACTAGGTACGGAAATTCCTAACTTACCACATCGAGAGATCAGTAGTCTTAGTGGTTTAGCCAGGGAAACCGTGACTAGGGTCTTAACTAAGTTAGAAAAAAAAGGTTTAATCCAAAGAGATGCAGATTCGATGCGTATTCCCAATTTACCTGCTTTAGAAGATACCATTTGTTAAGATATCTCAGACCTCTTAACCATTATGACTGGTTAATCAATTGAAATACCCTTATGTCTAGAGAAGATCATCAACATTCATTATCTAATTCTAATCAACAGTTTGATGATGAAATAAATTGGGTTGATCAAGAGGATATAGACTCAGATCAACCCCAATCGTCTTACTCCCATAAAACTCCTAAAAAAGTTACCAAAACTTCCACCGAGACGATAGTTATGGTAGAAACGGCTTTTTTGGCAAGTGCTGCTAGTTTAGTGTGGTTAATTAATTTTTATTTTCCCGTCGGCCCAATATTAAAAATTTTTTTTCCTATCCCTATTGCACTAATTTATTTACGGCGAGGTAATCGTGCTTCTTGGATGGCAGCGATCGTCTCAGGACTATTACTATTGGTTTTAATGGGCCCTACTCGCAGCATTATTTTTTTACTTCCTTATGGGTTAATGGGAGTCCAACTTGGGGCCTGTTGGCGACATAGGGTAAGCTGGCTGTATTCAATTCTGATTGGTACAGTTATTGGGTCATTAGGAATATTGTTTCGTTTTTGGCTAACTTCAATCTTAGTAGGTGAAAATCTCTGGATATATGTAATTACCCAAATTACAGAGGTTGCTGATTGGATATTTTTTAAATTAGGTATTTTAGCTCAACCTGATTTTGTGTTAGTTCAGGCTCTAGCTTTTGGCTTAATTATTATTAATAATTTGGTTTACTTGTTTGCAGTTCATTTAGTCGCTTTAATGTTGCTCGATCGCCTTAATAATCCGATTTCTCGCCCTCCCGAATGGGTTAGAGTCTTACTTGATTATTAAATACAGTACATAGCTAAAAAATGATTTATGTTTATACTCAGCTACAGTCAGGATTTAATTGGCTAAGACAATATAGCGGTGCTAAACCTAGTTTTGCCTGTGTTTTGGGTTTTACTGCCACAGGTCTAATTCCAGGAATTTCAGCAGCAGGAGCTACACCAGCAGCACGAGAATATACAGCGATCGCCGATGCCGAATTTTTATCTTTAGGAGTACAAGAAAACTATCAACATCCTCTACCGATTTTATCAGTAGGGTTATCCCCAACTTTTATTTCTCGGGCTGTCGTTGAAGCTTTAAATATTCCTACTTACATTTTTAACGCTGGTTTACCCCATCAACCTACAGTTAAAAGTATCGATTTGGGTGGTATTGGGGCAAATTGCTTATCATCGGGTCAAGCAATGCCTTTAGATTTGGTTAAACATCTTTATCAACAAGGACTTGAATGGGGGGAAAAACTAGCCAGTCAAAACGATTATTTAATTATTGGTGAATGTGTTGTAGGTGGAACTACCACAGCTTTAGCTTTACTGATGGCTTTAGGGATTGAAGCGAGAGGAATGGTGAATAGTAGTCATTCCAATTGTAATCATACTCAAAAATGGTCAGTTGTTAAAACTGGCTTATGGCAAGCAAGACGCATAAATCAGTCTGAGCCTTTAAAGTTAGTAGCAGCCATAGGCGATCCGATGCAAATTGTGGTTGCGGGAATGGCGATCGCTGCTAGTCGCCGTTTAGGAGTAATGTTAGCAGGTGGAACACAAATGTTAGCGGTATACGCCTTAATTAAAGCGATCGCTCTTTATGATCATGTCTCGGTTCAATTGGATCAAATTGTAGTGGGTACAACTCGTTGGGTAACAGAAGATCCCACAGGTAATACAGTGAAATTAGCACACACCATAGGCGGAGTCTCTTTATTGGCAACTAGTTTAAATATGGCTGTTTCTCGTTATCCTGGATTTCGAGCCTATCACCAAGGATACGTTAAAGAGGGAGTTGGTGCTGGTGGTTGCGCGATCGCAGCTTCCTTATATCAAAACTGGTCTTCCACTCATTTACTTACTGCTATTGAGACTTTATTTGCTCGTTATCACCATCTAAGAATGAATTCTATAGGTTAATAATTGCTCTTCTAATGCAGCAATACGGTTATAAGCAGCAGTTAATTGGGCTGTTAAACGACGAATTTGTGTATCAGGTGCAAGATTATCGGTATTGGAATTAGTACTATTTGTACTGCTGTTAT
Coding sequences:
- the pgsA_2 gene encoding CDP-diacylglycerol--glycerol-3-phosphate 3-phosphatidyltransferase yields the protein MNLPTWITLSRLLGLPFILYLLNYPTPENRWICVGIFVIAASTDWVDGYLARKLNMVTELGKFLDPLVDKLLVLGTFLSLIQLQLVPAWGVFLILTRELAIAGWRVNPKLTGNSSIAGANIWGKLKTVIQIVAIAILLAPLSSQWDSISIILFWLAVAVSLISGWIYILPSISSSKEKSISE
- a CDS encoding glucosyl transferase, giving the protein MTSPANIYLNQTQVKPLSVDKQIHPSVTSKAKRLLDILGAIVGITITAIIAIPLAIAMQFDNPGKLFYSQIRCGFEGKPFRIWKFRSMVMDADKRQHLVENQAQGHIFKNDNDPRITRVGRFLRCTSLDEFPQFWNVLRGDMSLVGTRPPTVEEVAMYQEHHFQRLKVKPGITGEWQVRGRSKILNFEDIVRLDLEYQKKWSLWYDISLIIQTFTVVLSRKGAY
- a CDS encoding nicotinate-nucleotide-dimethylbenzimidazole phosphoribosyltransferase; this encodes MIYVYTQLQSGFNWLRQYSGAKPSFACVLGFTATGLIPGISAAGATPAAREYTAIADAEFLSLGVQENYQHPLPILSVGLSPTFISRAVVEALNIPTYIFNAGLPHQPTVKSIDLGGIGANCLSSGQAMPLDLVKHLYQQGLEWGEKLASQNDYLIIGECVVGGTTTALALLMALGIEARGMVNSSHSNCNHTQKWSVVKTGLWQARRINQSEPLKLVAAIGDPMQIVVAGMAIAASRRLGVMLAGGTQMLAVYALIKAIALYDHVSVQLDQIVVGTTRWVTEDPTGNTVKLAHTIGGVSLLATSLNMAVSRYPGFRAYHQGYVKEGVGAGGCAIAASLYQNWSSTHLLTAIETLFARYHHLRMNSIG
- a CDS encoding mRNA-binding protein; amino-acid sequence: MRILIMGGTRFIGVYLTKVLVQQGHEVVLFNRGNNPVPVEGVTQIQGDRRDATQLKEKLSGESFDAIFDNNGRELSDTQPLVEIFNGKVNHFVYVSSAGVYLKSQQMPHREGDAVDPNSRHKGKHHTEDYLKESGIPWTSIRPVYIYGAQNYNDLEAWFFDRIVRDRPVPIPGNGMYITQFGHVQDLAVAMAKVLNNETAIGKIYNISGDRYVTFNGLALACATAVGKSPEAIKLVHYDPTKFDFGKRKAFPMRQQHFFADIHLAQTELNWQNEYDLISGLKDSYQNDYLASGRNHSEIDFSLDDEILGKI
- a CDS encoding transcriptional regulator — encoded protein: MEDQSRYLESNINQEELIQLVPFMSGLPEDSIQKIATHFVTISHTPNQVLLLENDWGGSVYFILEGWVKIRTYNLDGKEVTLNILGRGEIFGEMAAMDKMPRSTDAITLTKTLIGRIPAEDFVNLINTEPMAGVRLVQLMAKRLRQVNRRLQLREASSVSRVADAILFLVEGQGKEGELGTEIPNLPHREISSLSGLARETVTRVLTKLEKKGLIQRDADSMRIPNLPALEDTIC